The sequence GAACATCTTCAGCGCCAGTCCGGTGGCGGCGCCCAGGCGCGCGTCGGCTCCGGCGTGGGGCGAGCCGTTGGAGAAGCGGATGAGCGCGTCGTGCGTTCCCGGAGTCGCGTAGATGCCCTGGGCGTACTCGGGGGGCAGCCCGGCCAGGATCTCCACTTCCCCCCGGACCAGCCCGTAGCCCTTGGCGTGGGCGTCGCGCAGAGCCCGTCCGGTGCCGCCGGCCGTGACCGACTCGGCGATGTACTTCCCGGTATTTTCGATCACTGTCTGCACGTCGCGGTCGAAGTCCGGCGCGTCGTCTTCGACGTCAGGCGTGTAGCGGACGAACTGTGCTGCCATGACTTCGACCTCTCCTCGGAGAGCGTGATCGGGCCCCAGGGTGTGGGAATCGCCGTCAGTCCTCCAGTTCGGCGAGCCAGCGCAAGGCGCGCAGACCCGGCAGGAAGCAGTACTCGCCGCCGCGGGTGACCACGAAGCTGGGCAGGTTCTGCAGGCGGCGCCGGATCGGCTTCTCGGGGATGGTGACGCTGCCGGTTCCGCCGTGGTGTCCGGCCACCGGGTCCTGCTCGCCGGGGTAGCCGATGAAGTTGCCGTCGTTGACCCACTGGGCCTTGATGAATTCGAACTGCCGCTCCAGGTGTGCTCCGAGGAAGACTCCGACCAGGCCACGGTCGGCGCCGTCGTCCTCCAGCACGCCCTCGGGCAGCGGCGGGCCGTAGGTGGTGCCGCGGCGGATGAGCCGGTGCATCCGTGCGTCGCCGACGATGGTGGCATCGCGGGGGTTGGTGCGCCGGATGTGCGCGCCGGCGGGGCACCGGTAGCCGCGGTCGTCGTTCTCCCGGTACAGGAAGTTGTTGACGCGGTGCGGATCGGCCGCCAGCTCCGGATCGTCGTGCTCCGGCGTCAGCGTCAGCGGCGCTCCGCTGGGCCAGCGCCCGATCATCTTCGCCGCCAGGAGTGCCTCCTCCTCGGCGCCGGAGCTGTTCGCACGCAGGAACCGGCGCCATGCCGCCACGTTGGTGTGGACCTTGCGAACGGCCGCGTAGGTTCCGTTGCGCCCCAGCACGTCGGGGCTGGGCATGGGCGGCAGATTGCCGGTTTCGTCGGGGTAGCCGAGGATGAATTCGCCGGCCTTGATGGGGGTTTCCTGTGGGTTGGAGCCGGGCAGTCCGACGCCCTCGATGTTCGGATGGCTGATGCCGTCGCGGAAGCCGAAGGTGGTGCGCCCGGTCGGGAGCTGGTGGACGTCCTGCTGCCAGATCACCTGGACCCCGGGGGTGTCCTCGTAGGCGGCACGGGCCCGCTCCAGCTCTTTGTCCAGCTGTCCCGTATCGGAGGAGAGGGCGCTCAAGGCGATGTGGACGTCGCCGGTTCCGAACGGTGCCTCCCAGTGGGGCGGGGCGCTCTCGCCCACGTCGCCGATCAGCTCCGCGCGCGCGGCCATGCCCTCACGGAACGCCTGCGGAAAGCTGTCCAGCGACTCCTGGGGCACCCCCAGCGCTTTCAGCCCCTGGTAGGTGAGCGCCACGGCGACCCAGGCATCCTGCTGCCGGTCCGCGTCCGGCAGACCGCCCGAGACCACCGGGAGCAGCCGCCGCAGCAGGGCCCGCCCGGCATGGCGGTCGTCGACGCGCAGGAGGATGTACTTCCCCTCGTAGGGCACGGGCCGTGGCCGGAGTGCCCCGCTCTGGACGTCGTCGATCTCGATGCTCACGCTGGCTCCGCTCGTGTTCACCGGCGCGTTCATGATCGCTTGTGCC is a genomic window of Streptomyces griseochromogenes containing:
- a CDS encoding Dyp-type peroxidase; the protein is MSIEIDDVQSGALRPRPVPYEGKYILLRVDDRHAGRALLRRLLPVVSGGLPDADRQQDAWVAVALTYQGLKALGVPQESLDSFPQAFREGMAARAELIGDVGESAPPHWEAPFGTGDVHIALSALSSDTGQLDKELERARAAYEDTPGVQVIWQQDVHQLPTGRTTFGFRDGISHPNIEGVGLPGSNPQETPIKAGEFILGYPDETGNLPPMPSPDVLGRNGTYAAVRKVHTNVAAWRRFLRANSSGAEEEALLAAKMIGRWPSGAPLTLTPEHDDPELAADPHRVNNFLYRENDDRGYRCPAGAHIRRTNPRDATIVGDARMHRLIRRGTTYGPPLPEGVLEDDGADRGLVGVFLGAHLERQFEFIKAQWVNDGNFIGYPGEQDPVAGHHGGTGSVTIPEKPIRRRLQNLPSFVVTRGGEYCFLPGLRALRWLAELED